The nucleotide window acacacaccaatccaaagtctttttttttttttaaatcatgtcaAATGCAAAATTCAGCATCAAATAAATAGTAAGGCAGAATTCAGCATCAAATAAATAGTAAGGCACAATGGTTAAAGTAAGACCAAGTACATtgctaaacaaaacacacacacacacacacacacacacacacacacacacacatatatatatatatatatatatatatatatatatatatacttgtAATGTACTTGAAAGATCTGAGATTTGTCATCTAATGTATTTTCTTCATCCATGGAACCCAATAAATGtgtgacacaacacacaatgtcaCTTCACTTTCTTCTTACACTTCAACTCCTCTGAGCATCCTTACAATCTCTCCAACAGCACGTTGTCCTGATATGACATGTTTGTCCTGTTTCCTTCCTGCTTTGATCACTGTCTCACTTCTGAACTCATGAACTACATCAGGATGAGCCCTTTCCTGTGCATTGTATGGCATGGTGTGAGTATGAAACACATCAGGTCAAATCCAGTGGCGATAGCAGCACACCTACAGGGTCACCACAGCTCAAAGCGTGCGTCTCCCTGGAAGAGCTCTCTTCTCCTAATCTTATTGTTGAAGAGTCTGCAGACAGGAACACATGAAAATTGTTCTTATTCATTAAATTTGAcgattaaataaaaaaaacatgaatgtacagtacatagtacAATACCTCATAAATGTACACAGTACAATACCTTAATATCACACTAACCTTACGGTCTGAATGGATGTGGCTGCATTGACGGCATTGTGGATCAGCTGAGCCCCTTCATCTGTGAGGCTGTTGTTACTGAGGCTGGAGGAAGCAGGAAGAGCATGAAGTCATGACAGGAAATACAACAAACACAACTACACAAACACTGTTCTACACAACTTACAAATaagcagatgtacacacacacacacacacacacacacacacacacacacacacagcatgaaggAGCATGAGGTCACCACAGGAAATACTAACAACCATATgtacaaccaaaaaaaaatacaactacaactacacataaacactgttacacacaactTACAGATAAgctagtgtgtactgtacacacacacacacacacacacacacttactccagGGACTGTGATTTGTGCAAATGTGGGAGCAATGGCTCCAGGCATTGGTCTGTGAGCTGGCAGTGGCTGAGGTCCAGTTCTGACAGCCCCTCAGAATATTCCAGAAACAGCGCCAGAGATCCACAGGCCCGAACGTCCAGCGCAGTGTGACTGAGGTCCACTTCCCCACGCACAGCATGGGAGAGAGACACggctctcctcacacactctctctcagagccGACACACACCAGCGTCAGGAGCTGCAACAACTGGCCCTTACTGCacctgagagggagggagagagagagaatatgaacgTAAATGTGAATGGTGACCACAATTATCAAACAATTTCAGTACAGCAATCATCATATTTAACAACCATGCATGTACAATTATGTTTCAAGCTTTAGAGTCCTTTGTTTAGACCAGTAGTTGTCTGAGAGATTTTATATGGGAGATCTgaagattaaaaagaaataaaaaaaataataacttaacaAAAAGCCTCAAATGTCACCTAAAATGGATCTCCAATCACAATGTCATGTACTTGAGAAAGGCTTCTCTTCAGGTAAACAGAAATAAGTCACATGATCATCTTAGAAAACAGCGTCACATCTCACCTCAGATGGATTCTCTCTAGAACAGAGAAAAGGTGTTCTAGCCCCGCCTCCTCCACATCACAGTCCATCAGCATGAGCTCAGGGTCGACGCTGACCCTCTGGATCACCATGGAGACGACCCTGCAGTCCTCAGGTCTCAGGGGCAGAGGTGGTTCCTGTGTCTCTTCTGTCAGGTCCAtagcagaggagcaggagaagtcCAGTCTGTGCTGCAGAGCCTGAAGaagagctgctgctgccccctgctggacatCTGAGGACTCAGAGCCGTAGAGGAACCTCAACAGCAGTAGCCTGTCAACACtggcctgggtgttcccatgctgccttgtgcacgatttgattcatgctgctaaggcagcctggaaactaccacccaaattttgcctcagataggggaccaatcacagaacaggggggggtAGACATCCGTAGCGCCCGATGAACGGATCtggccattttttcaaatatgagaaaattaacgtttggTTGTCAGActacgtctcattgagaagtggtaggtgctagccaggctatgtcAACACTGGAATCAGAGAACAACACACTCTGTGATATCAAATTTGTACATAGGCTATTAGATCAGTTATTAGAATTACATATAGAATTAAACTTGAATTATTATGTGCTTATAAATAAAGAGAACATACAACAAATACTGGTCCCCTTTAATCATAACAggtgttaacactagaagcgccgggccgttctgacccacttatacctagaagcgccgcgccccggtcatttgaccgctttgacgacctactagaagcgccgtgctggtgtgaactacttaaagcgcggtgaggcggtcaaatgaccgctgagtccttagactgggacgctgtcacttacacataatgatagctagatggcgcttcgtgcacgaatcaaatcgtttggtcatagatTCCTTTTGCACTAGCCTAAGCCATGTCTCATTCGTGTCAAaccgtgttgatagtctgtagttgtttcattatgacatacagcacgtttgaggtagaaactctggaagagttcttgaacaaaccttaagcaaacttgactttcaactttttcgtagtatttttttatataggcctatttcgtttttaataaatatgagtattagtttttaatattttggagattgttataaagatgattaaatcaatgtcacacacggtagtttgagtgcagttcatgcgcaacgtccacatgcgaggacagtaactttaactctgttttctacttatttatcatgttgatatacaccaatccacttcagggcagttttagtaggtccttggcaatatattaacaatatgtatcatcttatatttggaatattgactgcttgatgacatcatcaattcaacatgagtgacagtaatggccaaatgctgaatgctccaggcatatctgtaaaaagctagtactcaagaaggcaaaatcatgtaaaaaaatattatgctgtacaggagagtgtgttgaacaactctatgttttcagaaattaaatcggatgtaaaatagagtttgtagaccctaaaaagcaactgtccccgtatgtggacgttgcgcaacagaggagttaaatggccaaaaataagattttgtaactaggacttttttttttttttttcaaatatgattttaattgctttaaattacaaagaaacaaacatttggtaaacatatttataaataatgacctaattacatgtggtaatgccaaggtggtatggtaatatgggggtagtagaggggtgggtgggtagtagaggggtgggtatgagagtactagaggggtgggtggattagtagtagaggggtgggtagtagggatgtagtagaggggtggttgggtagtggtggtagtagaggtgggtaatatgggggcagtagaggggtgggtgagggtcggtgagcaataatgggggtagtagaggggttgggcgggtagtatggaggtagtagagaggtgggtgggtagtatgggggtagtagagggctgagtgggtagtatggaggaagtagagggccatagtttccacattttctgtcattacattttattcttttattcacatacgtggacagtaacataacttctatataaaagcatatttttaaaaaattccaactgattttcaatattgggctcatatagagtaataaaatcaatactaaaaaaatctagacactttttttcataatgcgtgcatgaaagggttaatctACGAATAGGCTATGACATTCAGTTATCGGCTGAAAATAATCAAGTCGTTGCACCTAGTCATTAGGCTACCGTCAGAACGATCCAAAAAAGTGCTGAAACGTTGACCATTGTGATTCAAAATTGACTTGCCTATTGCTGTGACAgataacagttttgttttggagtggtgggagagagaagtagCGGGCTTCTGCAATGTTTTCAGAGGGAATAGTGCTTTAAGGCTAATAATAAGGTTAATAATTCCTTCCAATAATATCAAGCTTTACACATGCAGTTTAATAAGAACAACTATCTAATCGTAAATTGTTTTTGAACGACAGTTCTAACTGGCAGCTTTAGACCTTTAGACACTCTTTAGGGGAGTCTAACAACAAAGTCTACCTCCCTGCCCCCACTGAAGTTTCGCTTGCCGTTAATGTTTTGGCCAAAACTTCGAATTTCAGCTGCAAATAATTTTTACACACATAGGCTGTGTGAAAATCTTGTAGGGATcttgtagggtctagctacctcggagggggggagatagagagagcagcttatgctgagcaggcataggcgcgagacttaaaaatgatgagtgaaagatattATCCGTTtgggaatgtgtaggctatgtttcgatgtctgctgaaaaaaagctataggcctattgtttctacaatgtacgctacttctatgtgaattctcAAGATGGGTGATCCTCCCCTGACTTATAATACGAAGATGTTTAAATCAAACATGGCAACATTTGCAGTATTCCAAATATGACATAGCAAGATACACACCTGAGTTTTTCTCTACTTAAGGTTCTTTTTGcctttaaaatgacatcattgTCATGGCCATATACTAAGCTTAACTCAATTAAACTAAACTGAGCTAAATTACAAACAGCTAAATCCACATGACACTTCGAATTATTTTGGCACCGATTTACAGTATCAGTCAGAAAGTCTTGTGACTCCTCAAAATCACATGCCAATGCATTACACTTCAAAGTCCATCAACAGAAAAAGCTAATACAACATGTGGATAAAAAGGGCTGTATTAAAGAGCACCTGACCATTACTTCAACAGTCATTAGACCTTGTGCTCAGGTAAAGGTGCTTCCCCGTCTGGCCAGGTGAGGCGAGGTGACACTCCCTGAATCATATGACAGTGAGACATAACTAACTCATGTGACTCAGTCCAGCCCAAATCCATTCCGGGCTTTCAACCagccaccaacacaaacacatgcatatgcatactgtacctgctctctctctctctctctctctctctctctctctctctctctctctctctctctctctctctctctctctctctctctcacacacacatcaagagaTATGCTGTCGTCTTACAAGTACAAGCACTCAACACAAGGTCATTGCTTAACCAGTGAAAGCCACTCTGTGTATGTAGCCGTGCTGATGCTCTATGTTGTTGAATCCTGCCAAGTGTTCTGTGTCCTACTGTAAGCTATTTCCATTCACGTCTTTTACAAAGTCTTCCGGGAAGTTCTGATTTGAGAATAATTCCATAGCCAATCATGAAATCACATGTAACAACAACATAATAGTAAGCCACTGATTTGTTCACATTGTTAAAGTAAAATAGGAGCACTCTCAAAAAGAAATTACACATTGATGTGTTTAGGTAAGGAAAACAcagtttttgtgttgttttacaacaaaagttgtgttatttgttacacaatatgtgttgaaaataacacaatttgtgttgaaaacaacacaaaactgtgttgtccttacctaaacacatcctttttgagagagtgtgttccaTGTGTTGTTAGAGGGGGTATAAGGACACATCATGAAATGGAATCTCAGTCCTCTCTCTAAACCCAACTAAATAAAAGACAAATTAATAAAGAATGCAGGCAATTTTCTTTTACTTTATTTCACAGCTCTTCATAACAccggtcattattgggaaaataagtcccttcaggacAAAGCAAGAGCCCTCTATTAGCGTGTCAGGGTCCTGTTCACCCTGTCAGgacttacagtatattcccTATAATGACCGGTGTtgtacattatcccttacattcTGCATACAAGATATACActacattgccaaaagtattgggtcacctgccttgactcacatagttaacttaagtgacatcccaatCCATAGGGTATAACATGATGTCAGTCcgccctttgcagctataacagcttcaactcttctaggaaggctttccacaatgtttaggtgtgtgtttatgggaaatTTTGACCCTTCTTCCAAAAGcggatacagtatgtgaggttACAAACTGATGCTGGACGAGGAGAGtgcctctcagtctccgctctaattcatcccaaaggtgttctattgggttgaggtcaggacttttGTGCAGGCCAACCAagttcatctacagtacatcaaatTCTGTCATctatgtctttatggaccttgcttggtgccctggtgcacagtcatgttggaacaggaaggggccaccacccccgagctgggcttggccccttagttccagtgaaagagACTCTGAATGCTTTAGCCTTAACCAAgatattttggacaattccatgctcccaactttgtgggaacagtttgctATGTGGAGGGAACAAGTGAGTGTTAGAATGACAATTTTGTACTCTGAATAGAAGGCAttgtgtcttttactgtctttagGAAAAAATGAGCAGCTAGGACCAGTTGGACCCGGAGAAAGAATTATTGATAAGAATTATGGCATCACCTCTTTACAACTGGATTACATACCTCAAGTAAACAAAAGttaaaaagaaatgtttttATGACCTCAATGATGTTAGCATCCAATCAAGGATGAAGTtgtatagagaatgggaatgtgacgtcgcggacatttcgcggttgcgccgcggtggcgtctgggatacatacgtgaggccacttgtacgctgctgccaatgctgtaccattgtaaacatcgtaaaacattgctaactcgctgtttctaacactgtttttcacacatcatgggacgaacctgttgtgttgttggatgtaacgtccgtgcccacgatcgtcaggtaaaaaaaatcaacaacggagtgtctttgtattactttcagggtctcacgtccactctccagacggtctgtcatagggatccatgttaccgatcaaagatatcttttctatataacgtttcctcgcgtctggcaggagcttgtctctgtacggtccattactacttctactactagtttttagcatagtagcctaaatgtttacatctagtgttactgttttggctagccgatcttgttcgaaatatcataggtttccataggtttcttgtttataattcgcgccgcggcctcacctaatggaggGAAACGCCccttttgtcccagaatgcattgcgccgctaacttccgttcccattctctatagttTATTGCTAACATTGTTGTCCCGACTATATTGttacaagtcaagtcaagttcagtcacttttatttatgtagcgtttttttttttggcagagactatttgcacccgggtgtaaataatgaacattactatttacacccgggtgcaaataatcaacattactatttacacccgggtgtaaatagtgtaataatcaacattactatttacacccgggtgtaaatagtgtaataatcaacattactatttacacccgggtgtaaatagtgtaataatcaacaatactatttacacccgatgtctaacatccatgttctctgtcaataggcctgtgtatttaccagctctacagtaggctaggcctaatagttttgaacagtttttagctgttttgccatgtctgggttacttggaagtgattatacaaatattagggtaatgagtggtcatgtggtagcttcatcaaagacaagctactttaaagagttgttttctgagttgtcttccaggcagcgctgccactgttgacttaaaaacacttaatcctactcctaaccttaaccctaaccttaacctaaccttaacctaaccttaaccctaaccttaacctaaccttaaccttaacccacgcctaagcgccttccaggcagcgttgggggctcaaagtcaaaacacaacctttctaacaactactgaagcctacttctacttaactctactcataactgaaataaaaccagtaaatctttgacaggttcaaaaagcacaaactcttatttgccgcgaggtaacgtcatctaagaaaaaagaagtcatggtgcgtactttggcaggcaaaaaaaaaataattaatctaAGGTTCGAACCCAGCACCTCCAGCATGGTAAACCAGTCACTTTACCACTGTACTGCGCCCCGTCGAAGTGgaaggggagaatactaattattgactcacttgttggggttgctaggtaacagtaaacaaaacaaaaagatcgtgtttcttgattgtggttgcaaacggacggctttacccgttcactgaataaagtttgtggaaatttagcaccactttcccatctcaaatatagttttaataatcctaacttgttagatttaggtaggccatctcctgccaagatggtcccgctatgttggatagcacgcatttccggtttgggtgcaaataagaaaatgcctccattccactatttacacccgggtgcaaataatcactccgtttttttttttacaacccAAAGCGCTCCAATCAGCAGGAGCATGACCTCAGAGTGAATGATCTTATAAATCAAACACTTTACGACACTTTACAAACAGAGAGTCATATTCCTTAGTTGTTTATTCCTAAAACATATTATTTTATTGTAAAGACAATAAACTCTgatatccaaaaaaaaaaacgtgtggaCAATGGTCGTATCTGTCATCAAATTTCCGGTACAACAAAAGCACATCTACAGTAGGTGAAAGGATCTGGCTCATGGAAAACCAGGAAAGAGGAGTCACGGAATGGACTGTGTTTGCATAAATAAGGAAGTAAGGGGGAGTGGAGACTCCAGAGATTGGCTGTCAGTTTCCCTGTGTCATTGTTTACAGTGCTGCTCCGTGAGACgagccgcagagagagagagagagagagagagagagagagagagagagagagaggcagactgcAGAAGGCTGAGAGGCTAAGAGAACTTTTTAGTTGTGTTCAAGTGTTCAGGGTGAAGTTGAAGGGTTAGAAACATGCAGGCGACGTATTGGATTTCCCTGGCCATGTGCCTGGCTCCAGCCTTCTGTTTCCCACAAAAACCGCTGCCTTGCAGTAAGTGTGACAATGGAGGGtagtgaacgagagagagaagtgcgtgtggaaaagtgtgtgtgtgtgtgtgtgtgtgtgtgtgtgtctgtctgtgtgaaaggGGGGTATCTTTCCCACCATCGGTGTAAGTCTTAAATCCAACTCAAATTTGCTCTTGTTATGTTTAAGGGTCTCCACCTCTTTATACTGGAGGCATGACAGTGGTAAGTTTCACAACCTTCCCACAATACCATCTATTAACCACAAACCAATGTCTGCGTGTAGAAtctactgtatgaaaatgttatTGTCAATGGAAAAGTGATTTGCCTTCATGCACCCCTCCACTTTCAGGGAACCCAAAATGACCAACTGTGGGCTGTTGGGATGTATGCTTACGATGGCATTAACCAGCGCATCCACGTTGGAGAGATTGGGACTTACAACAACAAGAGCTTCACCTACAATGCACTCATGCTCTTCAATGAGGTATCAGCAGCACCAGTAGCCAACTGGTCCAACTGCAGCACCCACTTATGATGTGcctatgatgacacacacacacacacacacacacacacacacgcacgcacgcacgcacgcacgcacgcacgcacgcacgcacgcacgcacgcacgcacgcacgcacgcacgcacgcacacacacacacacacacacacagagagttttGTTTTGTCCCACGGGAATTAAAACTTCTCTAAAAGGGAAGGTGAACCCATTGTTAAACATTCTTAAATGTGTGAACCTTCTTCTGTGACCCAAATCACCTGACATGTAGCCTGCCTTTGTTCCCTTTCCTCATCACATGTCATACTCTACAGGAAGTCCTGTACGAGATCAACGACAAAGACAAGACCTGCGTGAAGAAGGCCCTGAAGTCCGACTTCCACCCCATGGAGGTCCCCAAGGGGGCCGCCTTCGTCTCCCAGGTGGTCCTGGGAACCTCCTCCGGGCCTGGACAGGGTCTGCTGGTCAACTCCTGGTGGGGGGACATGCCTGACAAGAGCGGTGAGACTTGTTAGGATTATTATGGTCTGCATGGACGGGCCTTTAGGCAGAGTTTGACCCGCTTAAAGGTAGGGTCAGCAATGCTAAGAGAATTCTAACACGTACAGTAACCCTTTTTGTGACTTTCAATGAATGTCCTCACAATCCACTAGCTCTCCATTCTGTGAGAACACTGTAAAGGAAAAATGATCGTCCTACACATTGTTCAATTTTGAATGTTCCTTTTACTTTATAGTTTTGCTAAGGAGAAGCAAACTCCAGCATTGCTTACCCTGCCTCTGATTGTTACTATCCTTTGGTCAACCTACATTAGTCTCCAGCTTGCCTTATAGTTCGTTATTGCACATTGTATGCAGGTTCTTGaaacattattgttattattatttagcaaAACACCAGTATGTTTGACATGAAATTACTGCATGTCTGTCTTATGATAGAAAAAAGCATGTGTTCGTTGTTTTGAAAGACTGATTTGATATTGAAGTTAagcttgttttgatttttttttttgcataaagaGGGAGCTGTTTGTGTTATGAAATTGTTTAGTATACAGATACAGTTCTGAGCGGCCAATGAACTATTTCATGGATGTTGCTGTGTTAATGGTTTAAAAGTGTTTTAGTAAACTTGTGTTAACAATCATTCAAAGTGTTACTTATTTGGCTAATTGTGTCTTacaggtgtgttgttgtgttaagAATTTggaaacatttttgttttttgaagTATAGGTAGCGATTGTGAGAgaacaaaagggaaaaaaactctTTTCTTTACTTTTGCTCCTGGCTTAATTTTTATGTTTCTCATGTTCCTtgtctctatttctgtcttccCTTTAGGCAACTACATGCTGTCCTTCACTGAGTTCGGTTGCCTGCCCGTCTCTTCGCTTGTGAAGACTAAGAATATGGGATGGATGAGTGTGAGGTTAGTCAAAATCACaatgtgctgtgttgttgttgttgttgttgttgttgttttgtttgtttgtttattataatTACTACATGCATTTGATCAATATAGAACGCTTGCTTTTGTTTCAAAGACAAGCTTACCAAATGCCAAATCTACTTGTCTTATTTTCAAATGCTCATGCATTTCATGGCAAAATAGAAAACTTAATAGAGCAAATAATATCGAGACAAGGAAGACAATTAGTCGCAAAGAGGTGAAGCTGGACCAGGCCGAGACAACTGAGTGTATCGATGCATTTGAGTAATGGAGGCCCTTGGAATGTAATGTTCTGCTGTTCATGCTTtagtgcagtggttctcaaagtggggtccgtgacccataatttgcttgaaatgataaagttaacattttaaaaagatgatgctcttttcacccataaaacaatcaaattgtgtctatttggtcctacccacattaacttgggatagtggacccggccacaacttcagagaatacgaatggttaactgttacagttacaagggggtcctcggaaaatgttatcccctaaaaggggtccttggaaccaaaaacatgCTGCTTTAGTGCACACAAATctggtttcttggtgttttaagcccccaacggtgtcttcaaggcagcgctgcctggaaggcgctagggttaggcatgggttaagggttaggtttaggactAGGTGCCTTTAAGATGACAATGGccgcgctgcctggaagactaCGCGCAAATCTGACACTTGTCATCATCTTCTTTTGAACAGCTACTACAACAACATGCTCGGAGTCGATTGTAGTGTTTGGAGTGTAGTGTTTTTCGGTTCGTGCTTTAGTGCACGCAAATCTGACACTTGTCTTCATCTTCTTTTGAACAGCTACTACAACAACATGCTCGGGGTCGATCCCAATGTGTTCATCCCACCACCATTTTGCAAGGACGCCAAGCTGGAGGTTGGGGAGAAAGTTGATTTCTTCTCCATCTTTCAC belongs to Sardina pilchardus chromosome 16, fSarPil1.1, whole genome shotgun sequence and includes:
- the LOC134060239 gene encoding ependymin-like; translation: MQATYWISLAMCLAPAFCFPQKPLPCRSPPLYTGGMTVGTQNDQLWAVGMYAYDGINQRIHVGEIGTYNNKSFTYNALMLFNEEVLYEINDKDKTCVKKALKSDFHPMEVPKGAAFVSQVVLGTSSGPGQGLLVNSWWGDMPDKSGNYMLSFTEFGCLPVSSLVKTKNMGWMSVSYYNNMLGVDPNVFIPPPFCKDAKLEVGEKVDFFSIFH